A section of the Mastomys coucha isolate ucsf_1 unplaced genomic scaffold, UCSF_Mcou_1 pScaffold15, whole genome shotgun sequence genome encodes:
- the LOC116092071 gene encoding olfactory receptor 1019, producing MDKENQSVVTEFIFVGITQDPQLQIIFFVVFLIVYLVNVIGNVGMIILIITDSQLHTPMYFFLCNLSFVDLGYSSAIAPRMLADCLTKHKVISFSSCATQFAFFVGFVDAECYVLAAMAYDRFVAICRPLHYSTLMSKKVCLALMLGSYLAGLVSLVAHTSLTFSLSYCGSNIINHFFCEIPPLLALSCSDTYISEILLFSLCGFIEFSTILIIFISYAFILIAIIRMRSAEGRLKAFSTCGSHLTGVTLFYGTVMFMYLRPTSSYSLDQDKWASVFYTIIIPMLNPLIYSLRNKDVKAAFKKLIGKKPQ from the coding sequence atggataaagaaaatcagTCAGTTGTGACTGAATTTATCTTTGTGGGCATCACTCAAGACCCTCAGCTGCAGATCATCTTTTTCGTGGTCTTCCTCATTGTCTACCTGGTCAATGTGATAGGGAATGTTGGCATGATCATCCTGATCATCACAGACAGTCAGCTTCACACtcccatgtactttttcctctGCAACCTCTCCTTTGTTGACCTGGGCTACTCATCAGCCATTGCCCCCAGGATGCTGGCTGATTGTCTAACAAAGCACAAAGTTATCTCTTTTTCCAGCTGTGCCacccagtttgctttctttgtgggttttgtgGATGCTGAGTGCTATGTCCTGGCtgccatggcctatgaccgcttcGTGGCCATTTGCAGACCTCTCCACTATAGCACTCTCATGTCCAAGAAAGTATGCTTGGCTCTAATGCTGGGCTCTTACTTGGCTGGCCTAGTGAGTTTAGTGGCCCACACTTCTCTCACTTTCAGCCTCAGTTATTGTGGTTCCAATATCATTAACCACTTCTTCTGTGAAATTCCACCACTCTTGGCTCTGTCTTGCTCAGATACCTACATTAGTGAGATACTGCTGTTTAGTTTGTGTGGTTTCATTGAGTTCAGCACCATCCTCATCATCTTCATCTCCTATGCCTTCATACTAATTGCCATCATCAGAATGCGATCAGCTGAAGGCCGCCTAAAGGCTTTTTCCACCTGTGGGTCTCATCTTACCGGTGTCACCCTTTTTTATGGTACAGTCATGTTCATGTACCTGAGGCCAACATCCAGCTACTCCCTGGACCAAGATAAGTGGGCTTCTGTGTTCTACACAATTATCATTCCTATGCTGAACCCCTTGATCTACAGTTTGCGGAACAAGGATGTGAAAGCAGCTTTCAAAAAACTGATTGGAAAAAAACCTCAATAA